The Desulfonatronum lacustre DSM 10312 region CCCCGGGCCGTTTTGATATCAACCTTGCTTTGCGTTGACGCCCGGCCTACGTTACCGCTTCCATGAACCATAATGATCCAAAGCAGTGAGAGGTTCCTTGCATGCTGGACAACGAAACCCTGCGCAACATCGCGGCCCGCCGCAGCATCCGGCTCTTCACGGACCGGGAGGTCAGCGATGAGGCCATCCACACGGTCCTGACCGCGGCCAATCAGGCGCCTTCGGCGCATAACGAACAATCCTGGCGTTTCATCGTTCTTCGCGGGGACAAGAAGATGGAGCTGGCCCGGCTGACCACGGAACGAGCCGCCGACTTTCCCAAACCCTCGTCCTCCCTGCTGCGCATGGCGGCCCGGAGCATCACCAGCGCGCCCATTGTGGTGGCCGTGGTAAATACCGGCAATCTGGTCGCCCGGGGCGAGAAGCTGTTCAAGCTGGACATTTCGGAAACGCGCGACTTTTTCCGGACCATGGAAATCCAAAGCTCCGCCGCAGCCGTGCAGAACTTGCTTCTGGCGGCCACTTCGCTGGGCCTGGGCTCGGTCTGGCTGGGGATCCTCTTCCTGATCAAGGAGGACGTACGCCGGTTCCTGGGCGAGCCCGAGGGCGAATTCATGGCCGTTATCCCCCTGGGCTACACCGATCGGACGATCGCGGGGCCGAACAAAGTCACGGCGCAAGACGTCACGCGGCATCTCGCCTGAGACCATCGTCGTTACGGCTGATCAGCTCTTTTCAGGGAAAGAGAAATCCGGCGACGCTCCAGGTCCACTTCCAGGACCCGGGCCCGGACGTGTTGCCCTGTCCGGACCACCTCCGCGGGATCGCGGACGAAGCGGTCCGCCATCTGGCTGACATGGACCAGCCCGTCCTGGTGCACGCCAACGTCCACGAAGGCCCCGAACCGGGTCACGTTGGTCACGATGCCCGGCAGGACCATGCCCGGAGAGAGGTCTTCCGGACGATGCATGCCCTCGGCAAAGGCAAAGTGTTCAAATGTCGGACGGGGATCCCGCCCGGGCCGGTCCAGCTCGGCCAGGATGTCGGTCAACGTCGGGAGCCCCGCTTCTTCGGACAGGTACCGATGCGGATCAATTTCCGCCCTGATCCGGGCATCCTGCATCAGTTCGCACACTTCGGCGCCCACGTCCCGGGCCATGCGTTCCACCAGGCCGTACCGCTCGGGATGCACGCCTGAGGCGTCCAGGGGATTGTCCGCGTCCCGAATCCGCAGGAAGCCGGCGGCCTGCTCAAAAGCCTTGGGCCCGAGCCGCTTGACCCGGAGCAGATCCTGTCTGGAATCGAATGGTCCGTTTTCACTTCGCCAGGCCACGATGTTTCTGGCCAGGGCCGGCCCCAGCCCGGAAACAAAGGACAACAGGGCGGCGCTGGCCGTGTTCAGCTCCGCGCCCACCGCGTTCACGCAACTGACGACGGTGTCGTCCAGGGCCCGCTTCAACGCCGCCTGGTCCACGTCATGTTGGTATTGGCCCACGCCGATGGCTTTGGGATCGATCTTGACCAGCTCCGCCAGGGGATCCATCAACCGCCGCCCGATGGACACGGCGCCGCGCACGGTCAGGTCCAGATCCGGAAACTCCTCCCGGGCGATGTCCGAGCCGGAATACACCGAGGCCCCGGATTCGTTGACCAGGACCACAAAGACGCCTTGCATCCCCAGGGAGCGGACAAACGCTTCTGTTTCCCGCCCGGCGGTGCCGTTGCCCACGGCCACGGCCTGGATGGCGAATCGCTCCACCAGCTCCCGGATGCGTCGCGCTGATTCCGTCGTCTGTCGTTCCGACCCCACCACGAACACGGTCTCGTGA contains the following coding sequences:
- a CDS encoding nitroreductase family protein is translated as MLDNETLRNIAARRSIRLFTDREVSDEAIHTVLTAANQAPSAHNEQSWRFIVLRGDKKMELARLTTERAADFPKPSSSLLRMAARSITSAPIVVAVVNTGNLVARGEKLFKLDISETRDFFRTMEIQSSAAAVQNLLLAATSLGLGSVWLGILFLIKEDVRRFLGEPEGEFMAVIPLGYTDRTIAGPNKVTAQDVTRHLA
- a CDS encoding Tex family protein, with the translated sequence MEQGPRQQVTLLLEEQRILTHINQVAAQLGLTARQVQAVADLLREGSTEVFIARYRKEATGSLDEVVVRKVRDGLEALADLDKRRGAMLASLEERELLSDALRGALEGARSLTELEDIYLPHRPKRRTRAMMAAEKGLEPLADLLMEQRTADPVGAASSFVDPPKGVETAEQALAGARDILAERISEDPGARAAMRALFTTKARLRSRPARGVAKVDPAVAVKFRDWNDWEEPAATAPGHRILALFRGEREAVLSVEVRPDEALATTGLERRFVRGQGACAQQVRLAVQDGYRRLLAPAMETELRANLKTRADAEAIAVFSANLRELLLSPPLGRKRIMALDPGFRTGAKLACLDEQGGLLHHETVFVVGSERQTTESARRIRELVERFAIQAVAVGNGTAGRETEAFVRSLGMQGVFVVLVNESGASVYSGSDIAREEFPDLDLTVRGAVSIGRRLMDPLAELVKIDPKAIGVGQYQHDVDQAALKRALDDTVVSCVNAVGAELNTASAALLSFVSGLGPALARNIVAWRSENGPFDSRQDLLRVKRLGPKAFEQAAGFLRIRDADNPLDASGVHPERYGLVERMARDVGAEVCELMQDARIRAEIDPHRYLSEEAGLPTLTDILAELDRPGRDPRPTFEHFAFAEGMHRPEDLSPGMVLPGIVTNVTRFGAFVDVGVHQDGLVHVSQMADRFVRDPAEVVRTGQHVRARVLEVDLERRRISLSLKRADQP